One Glycine max cultivar Williams 82 chromosome 3, Glycine_max_v4.0, whole genome shotgun sequence DNA window includes the following coding sequences:
- the LOC100784706 gene encoding ankyrin repeat and SAM domain-containing protein 6 — protein MYADRVEGGARRPVKERLNDVNGVSGSTRPQQQRQITGKRSRQDDKWEHDLFDNDEPRITNRKVSAQDLRLKLQRKGLQPASQSGKSSAPNVLDLRERLSGTMAPQPTNYDLPKTKVIKPSSKSVGVEAPAVQIKRPADPAPKKSWKAGPSVDEFLRSLGLEKYLITFQAEEVDMTALNHMTDEDLKAMGIPMGPRKKILLALESKV, from the exons atgtaCGCTGATCGCGTGGAGGGTGGAGCAAGGAGGCCAGTGAAGGAACGCCTTAATGATGTGAATGGTGTCAGTGGCTCTACTCGCCCGCAGCAGCAGCGTCAAATCACTGGCAAGAG GTCAAGGCAAGATGACAAGTGGGAACATGATCTCTTTGACAATGACGAACCCCGGATCACTA ATCGCAAAGTTAGTGCTCAAGATCTTCGCCTCAAGCTTCAAAGGAAGGGTCTTCAACCTGCATCTCAGAGTGGAAAGAGTTCTGCCCCAAACGTGCTGGATCTCCGTGAAAGGCTATCAGGGACAATGGCACCACAACCTACAAATTATGATCTGCCTAAGACAAAAGTTATTAAACCAAGCAGTAAAAGTGTTGGTGTTGAGGCTCCTGCAGTGCAGATCAAAAGGCCAGCTGACCCAGCTCCTAAAAAGTCATGGAAG GCTGGTCCTTCAGTTGATGAATTTTTGCGGTCCTTGGGTCTCGAAAAGTATCTCATAACTTTTCAGGCTGAAGAA GTTGATATGACAGCTCTCAATCATATGACTGATGAAGATCTCAAGGCTATGGGCATACCAATG